Proteins found in one Chloroflexota bacterium genomic segment:
- a CDS encoding CoA transferase, producing MPIHAMQFDADDRGPLDGLRVLDMSRLVAGNMLTLQLGDFGAEVVKIEPLPNGDPLRAWGDSSVETHWKTYCRNKKSVSVNLREADGRALVRRLARDADVLVENFIPGRLEEMGLGPEVLQEDNPGLIIVRVSGFGQTGPYRERPGFGTLVEAMSGFADHNGFADREPVLPPMALADMAAGLYGAMAVLIAVREREVKGGAGQVIDLSLLEPIFSILGADAAGYRVDGSIKQRVGSASNTASPRNVYATRDGKWVAMSASIQSMAERVFRVVGREDAIDDPRFRNNAERVLHRAEVDSIIGGWMAERSLDEALAELNGAGVTAGPVYDIAQFLDDPHVIEREVVVDLPDADVGTVPVHNIVPRLSRTPGTFRYPAPTLGQHNDEVLGGAGVSADELAELRARGVIG from the coding sequence ATGCCCATTCACGCCATGCAGTTTGACGCTGACGACCGGGGGCCGCTGGACGGTTTGCGGGTGCTCGACATGTCCCGGCTGGTGGCGGGGAACATGCTGACGCTGCAGCTTGGGGACTTTGGGGCGGAGGTCGTCAAGATCGAGCCGCTGCCGAACGGCGACCCGCTGCGGGCGTGGGGCGACAGCTCCGTCGAGACGCACTGGAAGACGTACTGCCGGAACAAGAAGAGCGTGTCGGTCAACTTGCGGGAGGCCGACGGTCGCGCCCTCGTGCGGCGGCTGGCGAGGGACGCGGACGTGCTGGTGGAGAACTTCATCCCCGGCCGGCTGGAGGAGATGGGGCTGGGGCCGGAGGTCCTGCAGGAGGACAACCCGGGGCTGATCATCGTGCGCGTTTCCGGGTTCGGGCAGACGGGGCCGTACCGGGAGCGGCCGGGGTTCGGCACGCTGGTGGAGGCGATGTCGGGGTTCGCGGACCACAACGGCTTCGCCGACCGCGAGCCGGTGCTGCCGCCGATGGCGCTGGCGGACATGGCGGCGGGCCTGTACGGCGCGATGGCTGTGCTGATCGCGGTGCGCGAGCGCGAGGTGAAGGGCGGCGCGGGGCAGGTGATCGACCTCTCGCTACTGGAGCCTATCTTCTCCATCCTGGGCGCCGACGCCGCGGGCTATCGCGTCGACGGGAGCATCAAGCAGCGCGTGGGCAGCGCCTCGAACACGGCGTCACCGCGCAACGTGTACGCGACGCGGGACGGCAAGTGGGTGGCAATGTCAGCATCGATCCAATCGATGGCGGAGCGCGTGTTCCGCGTCGTGGGGCGCGAGGACGCCATCGACGACCCACGCTTCAGGAACAACGCCGAACGGGTGCTGCACCGTGCCGAGGTGGACTCCATCATTGGCGGCTGGATGGCCGAGCGGAGCCTCGACGAGGCGCTCGCCGAGCTGAACGGCGCGGGGGTGACGGCCGGGCCCGTGTACGACATCGCGCAGTTCCTCGACGACCCGCACGTCATCGAGCGCGAGGTGGTGGTCGACCTGCCGGACGCGGACGTGGGAACGGTGCCGGTGCACAACATCGTGCCACGGCTGTCTCGGACGCCGGGGACGTTCCGCTACCCGGCGCCCACGCTGGGGCAGCACAATGACGAGGTCCTCGGCGGCGCGGGCGTGTCCGCCGACGAGCTTGCCGAACTGAGAGCGCGAGGGGTGATTGGATGA
- a CDS encoding ATP-binding protein, producing the protein MEEGALDSGIRRNEGVGVASGALLGAVVGGSLTEGVEVRLAEGASVEDIPVGSYVVIQGERRRFFGMVSEVRLASTDARLRSAPGGFTDPLVTRALSGTAAYGTITVRPRLTLPAVAGVEGDIAPARTVPSHFSRATRATDADVAQVFGAEGGGNFAVGTPLDMDAVVCLDLKTMLQRSNGVFGKSGTGKSFLTRLLLIGVLQSRLSALLIFDMHNEYGWEGGDVERGRRVKSLKQLFPSEVSVFALDEQRARGAKIQPDFTVEIGYDEITPEDVMALRETLGVSDAAAEAAFALGRKFGDRRWLREFLRLEGSDEIGELANAINVNGAALATLHRRLTNRIARLPFLSDAVGADAVAAIMDHLDRGKHVVLEFGRYGDDVIAYMLVANLLTRRIHDRYRERQSADAGEGRATTPLTIVIEEAHRFLSPAVAAQSPFGVIAREMRKNNVTLLVVDQRPSAIDAEVLSQVGTKVCCLLDDERDVDAVMAGASGSRELRTVLAGLRSRQQALFFGEAVPIPVAVQVRDYGTDTSYDALIRRRPRREAATVRAEGNRGADAPPASEDEDHDPLFG; encoded by the coding sequence ATGGAGGAAGGCGCCCTGGATTCCGGCATTCGCCGGAATGAGGGTGTTGGGGTGGCGTCGGGCGCTCTCCTTGGCGCGGTGGTCGGCGGCTCCCTGACGGAGGGCGTGGAGGTGCGGCTGGCCGAGGGGGCGTCCGTCGAGGACATCCCCGTCGGCAGTTATGTCGTCATCCAGGGCGAGCGGCGCCGGTTCTTCGGCATGGTCAGCGAGGTCAGGCTCGCGTCCACCGACGCCCGCTTGAGGAGCGCGCCCGGCGGGTTCACCGATCCCCTCGTTACGCGGGCACTGTCCGGCACGGCGGCCTACGGGACGATCACTGTCCGGCCGCGGCTCACGCTGCCCGCCGTCGCCGGCGTGGAGGGCGACATCGCACCCGCGCGCACGGTGCCGTCGCACTTCTCGCGGGCGACGCGCGCCACGGACGCGGACGTCGCGCAGGTGTTCGGCGCGGAGGGCGGCGGCAACTTCGCCGTGGGCACGCCGCTGGACATGGACGCCGTGGTCTGCCTGGACCTCAAGACGATGCTGCAACGCTCCAACGGCGTCTTCGGCAAGAGCGGCACCGGCAAGAGTTTTCTGACCAGGCTGCTGCTCATCGGCGTGCTGCAGAGCCGCCTGTCGGCGCTGCTCATCTTCGACATGCACAACGAGTACGGCTGGGAGGGCGGCGACGTGGAGCGCGGGCGGCGCGTGAAGTCGCTCAAGCAGCTCTTTCCGTCCGAGGTGTCCGTCTTTGCGCTGGACGAGCAGCGCGCCCGGGGCGCGAAGATACAGCCCGACTTCACCGTCGAGATCGGCTACGACGAGATCACGCCCGAGGACGTCATGGCCCTCCGCGAGACCCTCGGCGTCTCCGATGCCGCGGCGGAAGCCGCCTTCGCGCTGGGCCGCAAGTTCGGCGACCGCCGGTGGCTGCGTGAGTTCCTGCGGCTGGAGGGATCGGACGAGATCGGCGAGCTGGCGAACGCCATCAACGTGAACGGCGCGGCCCTTGCGACGCTGCACCGCCGCCTGACCAACCGCATCGCGCGGCTGCCCTTCCTGTCGGACGCGGTGGGGGCGGACGCGGTGGCCGCAATCATGGACCACCTCGACCGCGGGAAGCACGTTGTGCTGGAGTTCGGGCGGTACGGCGACGACGTGATTGCCTACATGCTCGTGGCGAACCTGCTGACGCGGCGCATCCACGACCGCTACCGGGAGCGGCAGTCGGCGGACGCGGGCGAGGGCCGCGCGACAACGCCGCTCACCATCGTCATAGAGGAGGCGCACCGTTTCCTGAGCCCGGCGGTGGCGGCGCAATCGCCCTTTGGGGTGATCGCGCGGGAGATGCGCAAGAACAACGTGACCCTGCTGGTCGTCGACCAGCGGCCCAGCGCCATCGACGCCGAGGTGCTGAGCCAGGTGGGCACGAAGGTGTGCTGCCTGCTGGACGACGAGCGCGACGTGGACGCCGTCATGGCGGGCGCGTCGGGCAGCCGCGAGCTGCGCACCGTGCTGGCGGGCCTGCGCTCCCGGCAGCAGGCGCTCTTCTTCGGCGAGGCGGTGCCCATCCCCGTCGCGGTGCAGGTGCGCGACTACGGCACGGACACGAGCTACGACGCGCTCATACGGCGGCGGCCGCGACGCGAGGCGGCGACCGTTCGCGCCGAGGGAAATCGAGGCGCGGACGCCCCGCCAGCCTCGGAGGATGAGGACCACGACCCGCTGTTTGGGTAG
- the selB gene encoding selenocysteine-specific translation elongation factor: MYVIGTAGHVDHGKSTLVKALTGIDPDRLQEEKDREMTIELGFAWFTLPSGREISVVDVPGHERFIKNMLAGVGGIDLAMLIVAADESVMPQTREHLAILDLLQVKRGIVVLTKADTVDEEWADLVRGEVEEALEGTTLEGAPMALVSAVTGQGLPELMALIDAMLEETVRREDLGRPRLAIDRSFVMPGFGTVVTGTLLDGALTVGQEVELLPSGLRRRIRGLQSHQQRIESVGPGNRVAVNLANTTQEEAERGQVLTLPGWLQPTTTVDVQIRMAPGAPMPIRHNLGVTFHAGTSESFSRVRLLDVGELRPGQEGWAQVHLTDPIPLVKGDYFVVRSSQWTLGGGRVVDPHPARHRRFQLGVLEKLEVMAEGSPEDLVLKALEGAEPCGLAALARAANLAVAETATIVGELAEVGDVVVLGGAPSDSGAVLMTTPGWATVRGQADAAVQAYHTANPLRPGLPREELRNRLKLSQAVFTLVLQRLADEGVLEETGAVVRAPGHRVVLSDAQEAEVARYVAALEREPYAPPTEIAIDAALVGVLAERGSVVRVNDSIVFAAGAYREIVDRIVAHLREHGAITVADVRDTFGTSRKYALPLLEHLDQLHVTRRQGDQRVLLRDPGRS, encoded by the coding sequence ATGTACGTCATTGGGACTGCGGGCCACGTTGACCATGGGAAGTCGACGCTGGTGAAGGCGCTTACAGGCATTGACCCGGACCGGCTCCAGGAGGAGAAGGACCGGGAGATGACCATCGAGCTGGGGTTTGCGTGGTTCACGCTGCCCAGCGGCCGCGAGATCAGCGTCGTCGACGTGCCGGGGCATGAGCGGTTCATCAAGAACATGCTCGCGGGCGTGGGCGGGATAGACCTCGCGATGCTCATCGTCGCGGCGGACGAGTCGGTGATGCCGCAGACCCGCGAGCACCTGGCCATCCTCGACCTGCTGCAGGTGAAGCGGGGCATCGTCGTGCTCACGAAGGCGGACACCGTCGACGAGGAGTGGGCGGACCTCGTGCGCGGCGAGGTCGAGGAGGCGCTGGAGGGCACGACGCTGGAGGGCGCCCCGATGGCGCTCGTCTCGGCCGTCACGGGGCAGGGGCTGCCGGAGCTCATGGCGCTCATCGACGCGATGCTGGAGGAGACAGTGCGGCGCGAGGACCTTGGGCGGCCGCGGCTGGCCATCGACCGCAGCTTCGTCATGCCGGGCTTCGGCACTGTCGTGACGGGGACGTTGCTGGACGGCGCGCTGACGGTGGGGCAGGAGGTCGAGCTGCTGCCGTCTGGGCTGCGGCGGCGCATCCGCGGGCTGCAGTCGCACCAGCAGCGCATCGAGTCGGTCGGGCCGGGGAACCGGGTCGCCGTGAACCTCGCGAACACGACGCAGGAGGAGGCGGAGCGCGGGCAGGTGCTGACGCTGCCGGGGTGGCTGCAGCCGACGACGACGGTGGACGTGCAGATACGCATGGCGCCCGGCGCGCCGATGCCCATCCGGCACAACCTCGGCGTTACCTTCCACGCCGGGACGAGCGAGAGTTTCTCCCGCGTGCGGTTGTTGGACGTGGGCGAGCTGCGGCCGGGGCAGGAGGGCTGGGCGCAGGTACACCTGACCGACCCGATTCCGCTGGTGAAGGGTGACTACTTTGTGGTGCGTTCGTCCCAGTGGACGCTGGGCGGCGGGCGCGTCGTCGACCCGCACCCGGCGCGGCACCGGCGGTTCCAGCTCGGCGTGCTGGAGAAGCTGGAGGTCATGGCCGAGGGCTCGCCGGAGGACCTTGTGCTGAAGGCGCTCGAGGGCGCGGAGCCGTGCGGGCTCGCGGCGCTGGCGCGGGCGGCAAACCTCGCCGTCGCCGAAACCGCGACGATTGTGGGCGAGCTTGCGGAGGTGGGCGACGTGGTAGTGCTGGGCGGCGCGCCGTCGGACTCGGGCGCCGTGCTGATGACGACACCCGGCTGGGCGACCGTTCGCGGGCAGGCGGACGCGGCGGTGCAGGCCTACCACACGGCGAACCCACTGCGGCCGGGGCTGCCGCGCGAGGAGCTGCGCAACCGGCTGAAGCTCTCGCAGGCCGTGTTCACGCTCGTGCTGCAGCGGCTGGCCGACGAGGGCGTGCTTGAGGAGACGGGGGCGGTAGTCCGCGCGCCGGGCCACCGCGTCGTGTTGTCCGACGCGCAGGAGGCCGAGGTCGCGAGGTACGTCGCCGCGCTGGAGCGCGAGCCGTACGCGCCGCCGACGGAGATCGCCATCGACGCGGCGCTCGTGGGTGTGCTGGCGGAGCGCGGCAGCGTGGTGCGCGTCAACGACTCGATCGTGTTCGCGGCGGGCGCGTACCGGGAGATTGTCGACCGCATCGTGGCGCACCTGCGGGAGCACGGGGCGATCACGGTCGCGGACGTGCGGGACACCTTCGGGACGTCGCGGAAGTACGCGCTGCCGCTGCTGGAGCACCTCGACCAGCTACACGTCACGCGGCGGCAGGGCGACCAACGCGTGCTGCTCCGCGACCCGGGGCGGTCGTGA
- a CDS encoding type II toxin-antitoxin system VapC family toxin, translating into MISVDTNVIVRYLVNDVAEQALAARTFLEGLTPEHPAFICREVAIELVWVLERAYGFSRAQISDVLVELIATDSIVVEAADDVAGAASRYRRGGVGFADLMVLAAAERAGATPLHTFDRRLAGVDGAILVNSPAAGAAS; encoded by the coding sequence GTGATTTCCGTCGACACCAACGTCATTGTCCGGTATCTCGTGAACGACGTCGCCGAGCAGGCGCTCGCCGCCCGAACGTTCCTGGAGGGGTTGACCCCCGAACACCCGGCGTTCATATGCCGCGAGGTTGCGATTGAGTTGGTCTGGGTATTGGAGCGGGCCTACGGGTTCAGCCGTGCCCAGATTTCGGACGTTCTTGTCGAGTTGATTGCCACCGACAGCATCGTGGTCGAGGCTGCGGACGACGTGGCCGGCGCGGCCAGTCGCTATCGCCGCGGAGGCGTGGGATTCGCGGACCTCATGGTCCTCGCGGCGGCCGAGCGAGCCGGTGCCACTCCGCTTCATACCTTTGACCGTCGGCTCGCGGGGGTGGACGGAGCGATTCTGGTGAACAGCCCGGCAGCGGGCGCTGCTTCTTGA
- a CDS encoding DUF4352 domain-containing protein, producing the protein MLVLLVVAMIACATEEPELVATAEPADTPATAPITAASAEPSAPDPEPTTVATDTPAATPVPTIAAEPTATAATPTPEPTAIPEPQVFNVGDTVRLGDLHITVNGVRGSLGDSLWMPEAGNYFVYVDVTFRNEGPQPEVVSTLLQMEIRDAEGRSYDIDFTAVAASGSASPDGEIGPGGTLRGEAGFQIPTTATGLTWRFSGDIFTLGQAVFSLGAMAVPVPPSGFTLDDPVSAGEVLMGSDGTVIRVLGIVQDAREQIAAENQFNDSPEKGMRFFMISVEVAYPSDASGSVEVASYDFNLIGNNRVVYDPSCGFSVIPDALGSVEVFSGGQTIGNICFQIPEGETGLILIHEPGFGFGGGRRFLSLS; encoded by the coding sequence ATGTTGGTGTTGCTGGTGGTCGCCATGATTGCCTGCGCTACAGAAGAGCCGGAGTTAGTAGCCACAGCAGAGCCAGCCGATACTCCGGCAACTGCACCTATTACAGCCGCAAGCGCTGAACCATCGGCACCCGATCCTGAACCCACGACGGTTGCAACCGACACCCCGGCAGCTACACCCGTCCCGACAATTGCCGCTGAACCCACTGCTACTGCTGCGACACCAACCCCTGAACCCACTGCAATACCTGAACCCCAAGTATTCAATGTCGGAGATACCGTGCGACTTGGCGACCTTCATATCACTGTGAATGGTGTACGAGGCTCTCTTGGCGATAGCTTGTGGATGCCTGAGGCAGGAAATTACTTCGTATACGTAGATGTCACATTTCGAAACGAAGGACCTCAACCTGAAGTAGTCAGCACTTTGCTGCAAATGGAGATTCGCGATGCTGAAGGGAGGTCATACGACATTGATTTCACCGCCGTTGCTGCCTCTGGCAGCGCTTCGCCAGACGGTGAAATTGGTCCGGGAGGAACTCTCCGAGGAGAGGCGGGATTTCAAATCCCCACGACTGCAACGGGTCTGACTTGGCGGTTCTCCGGTGATATCTTTACGTTGGGACAAGCCGTCTTCTCTCTAGGTGCTATGGCTGTCCCTGTGCCACCATCAGGGTTCACCCTCGACGATCCTGTATCTGCCGGAGAAGTCCTGATGGGATCCGACGGTACAGTCATTCGAGTGCTTGGAATTGTTCAGGACGCTCGCGAGCAAATAGCTGCGGAAAACCAGTTTAACGATTCCCCTGAGAAGGGGATGCGTTTCTTTATGATCTCTGTTGAAGTTGCTTATCCTTCCGATGCGTCCGGCTCAGTTGAGGTTGCAAGTTATGACTTCAATCTCATTGGGAATAACCGCGTGGTCTACGACCCCTCTTGTGGCTTCTCTGTCATCCCTGACGCACTTGGGAGCGTCGAGGTTTTTTCTGGAGGACAAACAATCGGCAACATCTGCTTCCAAATCCCAGAAGGTGAAACCGGCTTGATCTTGATACACGAGCCTGGGTTTGGGTTCGGAGGAGGACGACGATTTCTAAGCCTTTCTTAA
- a CDS encoding DNA double-strand break repair nuclease NurA — protein MALDLYRTAAQIDAAVAIADFGAARERRMDAALAALRDGDAATLNARVEAAQGLLAFLPAEAVEPPGAVFDAPAAPSDFSVVATDGSHIDVNRHLPLRCALVNIGGCRLTYGAGADAELFSRPRLRTSDAELFLRDPDTPSARHAVEGALMGLVRTVEEAVALAEAVEADDGGLPTLALLDGTLVMWELGGELPPRGRYPDYVREQLLDDGLLAALERIRDASAHRQVAVASYISLPNSAEVVNLLRLGLCDLDPVGHCQTHCRALVPGTRRCDAAHGLTDRELFERTLAPGQRSAVFASRSPVARDAYGSNRVHFFYVNVEEEIGRVEVPAWVALDPALLSLAHALVVDNARRGAGYPVALQEAHEQAVVTGADREAFRNMVERALEERGLPVYTSQKQRSKRRPWV, from the coding sequence ATGGCCCTTGACCTGTACCGGACTGCCGCGCAGATCGACGCTGCCGTCGCGATTGCGGACTTTGGCGCGGCGAGGGAGCGGCGGATGGATGCGGCGCTCGCGGCGCTGCGGGATGGCGACGCCGCGACGCTGAACGCCCGCGTGGAGGCGGCGCAGGGGTTGCTGGCGTTTTTGCCTGCGGAGGCCGTCGAGCCGCCGGGCGCGGTCTTCGACGCGCCGGCTGCGCCCTCGGACTTTAGTGTGGTTGCTACTGATGGGTCTCACATTGACGTGAACCGGCACCTGCCGCTGCGGTGCGCGCTCGTCAACATCGGCGGGTGCAGGCTGACGTACGGCGCGGGCGCCGACGCAGAGCTGTTCAGCCGACCTCGGCTGCGGACGTCGGACGCGGAGCTCTTCTTGCGAGACCCGGACACACCCTCGGCGCGGCATGCGGTCGAGGGCGCGCTGATGGGACTGGTGCGCACGGTTGAGGAGGCGGTCGCGCTGGCCGAGGCGGTGGAGGCGGACGACGGCGGGCTGCCAACGCTCGCGCTGCTGGACGGGACACTGGTGATGTGGGAGCTCGGCGGCGAGCTGCCGCCCCGGGGGCGCTACCCGGACTACGTGCGCGAGCAGCTCCTCGACGACGGGCTGCTGGCGGCGCTGGAGCGCATCCGCGACGCGAGTGCGCATCGGCAAGTGGCGGTCGCGTCGTACATCAGCCTGCCCAACAGCGCGGAGGTGGTGAACCTGCTGCGGCTGGGGCTGTGCGACCTCGACCCCGTCGGGCATTGCCAGACGCACTGTCGCGCGCTCGTGCCGGGCACGAGGCGGTGCGACGCGGCGCACGGGCTGACGGACCGCGAGCTCTTCGAGCGGACGCTGGCGCCGGGGCAGCGCTCGGCGGTGTTCGCGAGCCGCTCGCCCGTTGCGCGCGACGCCTACGGGTCGAACCGGGTCCACTTCTTCTACGTGAACGTGGAGGAGGAGATCGGCCGCGTCGAGGTTCCGGCGTGGGTGGCGCTCGACCCGGCGTTGCTGTCGCTGGCGCACGCGCTCGTCGTCGACAACGCCCGGCGCGGGGCGGGGTACCCCGTCGCGCTGCAGGAGGCGCACGAGCAGGCCGTCGTCACGGGCGCGGACCGGGAAGCCTTCCGAAACATGGTGGAGCGCGCCCTAGAGGAGCGTGGGTTGCCCGTGTACACTTCACAGAAGCAGCGCTCCAAGCGCCGCCCCTGGGTTTAG
- a CDS encoding Rieske 2Fe-2S domain-containing protein, protein MLTREDNELICRTGPGTPMGRVLRRYWHPCLLSSDLPNNDGPPVQVKILGENLVAFRDGEGRVGLIGERCPHRGASLYYGLNGGGGLMCIYHGWKFDADGNCVDMPSDMPGSRFLEKVHTTSYPVVESAGMVWAYMGPRDLQPPPPDFLFNRLPLDQVVAAKSPVYCNYLQSIEGNIDSSHLGTLHRRHADFTLEPDETDRPGVPSANQRSYLLAHYRFAEINVQDTAYGFRLIGMRPTDAGHRHLRITSHVFPVCSMIASPGVASGTFFIVPTDDDNCMRFFVRCNPDRAITDDERASTYAENTIMDPADPRRRLKRADNEYLIDRAVQRTTLVSGIWPNPEQDYAVTESMGRIVDRTREHLYSADGAIIRLRQLMIRAAKGLDEDIDLPALDPGIPYHLIRSEEVIVHEDDDPWLAGADAGETARPGERLW, encoded by the coding sequence ATGCTGACGCGCGAGGACAACGAGCTCATCTGCCGCACGGGACCCGGCACGCCGATGGGGCGTGTGCTCCGGCGCTACTGGCATCCCTGCCTGCTTTCCTCCGACCTCCCCAACAACGACGGCCCGCCCGTGCAGGTGAAAATCCTCGGCGAGAACCTCGTCGCGTTCCGCGATGGCGAGGGGCGCGTGGGGCTCATCGGCGAGCGTTGCCCGCACCGGGGGGCGTCGCTGTACTACGGGCTGAACGGCGGTGGCGGGCTGATGTGCATCTACCACGGCTGGAAGTTCGACGCGGACGGCAACTGCGTCGACATGCCCTCGGACATGCCCGGCAGCCGGTTCCTGGAGAAGGTGCACACGACGTCGTACCCGGTCGTCGAGTCGGCAGGCATGGTGTGGGCGTACATGGGGCCGCGGGATCTGCAACCTCCGCCGCCGGACTTCCTCTTCAACCGGCTGCCGCTCGATCAGGTCGTGGCGGCGAAGTCTCCCGTGTACTGCAACTACCTGCAGAGCATTGAGGGGAACATCGACTCGTCGCACCTGGGGACTCTTCACCGGCGGCACGCGGACTTTACCCTTGAGCCGGACGAGACGGACCGGCCGGGGGTGCCGTCGGCGAACCAGCGGTCGTACCTGCTGGCGCACTACCGCTTCGCCGAAATCAACGTGCAGGACACGGCGTACGGCTTCCGGCTCATCGGCATGCGGCCGACGGACGCGGGGCACCGGCACCTGCGCATCACCAGCCACGTCTTCCCCGTGTGCAGCATGATCGCCAGCCCGGGCGTGGCAAGCGGCACCTTCTTCATCGTGCCGACGGACGACGACAACTGCATGCGCTTCTTCGTGCGGTGCAACCCCGACCGGGCGATCACCGACGACGAGCGCGCGTCGACGTACGCGGAGAACACGATCATGGACCCGGCCGACCCTCGGCGGCGGCTCAAGCGGGCCGACAACGAGTACCTGATCGACCGCGCGGTGCAGCGGACAACGCTCGTCTCCGGCATCTGGCCGAACCCGGAGCAGGACTACGCGGTGACGGAGAGCATGGGGCGCATCGTCGACCGGACGCGCGAGCACCTCTACTCGGCCGACGGGGCGATCATCCGGCTGCGGCAGCTCATGATCCGCGCGGCCAAGGGTCTCGACGAGGACATCGACCTGCCGGCGCTCGACCCGGGCATCCCGTACCACCTGATCCGCTCAGAGGAGGTCATCGTGCACGAGGACGACGACCCGTGGCTCGCGGGCGCGGACGCAGGGGAGACGGCGCGGCCGGGGGAGCGGCTGTGGTAG
- a CDS encoding CoA ester lyase — protein MTDGRRLPVWRSLLYVPANVERFVARAHERGADGIILDLEDSVPLSEKASARAGVQAAAERAGQAGADVLVRVNQPLRLAAPDIEACVSPAVDALALPKLAGPDHVRLLDELVSELEAERGMAVGSTAFLAMIETPEAFFQIGEIAKASTRIAAITIGAEDLASSLGMQPDAETLLYPKTQSVYAAKAAGVMALGIFGTVADYKDLDAVREVALKARRFGLEGASCIHPSVVPVLNEAFSPGEAEVALAKRIIEANDEAEKSGRGSFELDGKMIDVPVVRRAQALLARHEAIVARGV, from the coding sequence ATGACTGACGGACGGAGGCTCCCGGTATGGCGGTCGCTGCTGTACGTGCCGGCCAACGTGGAACGCTTCGTCGCGAGGGCGCACGAGCGGGGCGCGGACGGCATCATCCTCGACCTGGAGGACTCGGTGCCGCTGTCGGAGAAGGCGTCGGCGCGGGCGGGCGTACAGGCGGCGGCGGAGCGCGCCGGGCAGGCGGGCGCGGACGTGCTGGTGCGCGTCAACCAGCCGCTGCGGCTGGCGGCGCCGGACATCGAGGCGTGCGTATCGCCGGCGGTCGACGCCCTCGCGCTGCCGAAGCTCGCGGGGCCCGACCACGTGCGGCTGCTCGACGAGCTGGTGTCGGAGCTGGAGGCCGAGCGTGGGATGGCGGTGGGCTCGACGGCGTTCCTGGCGATGATCGAGACGCCGGAGGCATTCTTCCAAATCGGCGAGATCGCCAAGGCGAGCACGCGCATTGCGGCCATCACCATCGGCGCGGAGGACCTGGCGTCGTCGCTGGGGATGCAGCCGGACGCGGAGACGCTGCTGTACCCGAAGACGCAGTCCGTGTACGCGGCGAAGGCGGCGGGGGTGATGGCGCTGGGCATCTTCGGCACGGTGGCCGACTACAAGGACCTGGACGCGGTGCGGGAGGTCGCGCTCAAAGCGAGGCGGTTCGGGCTGGAGGGCGCATCGTGCATCCACCCGAGCGTGGTGCCGGTGCTCAACGAGGCGTTCAGCCCGGGCGAGGCGGAGGTCGCGCTGGCCAAGCGCATCATCGAGGCGAACGACGAGGCGGAAAAGAGCGGGCGCGGCTCGTTCGAGCTCGACGGCAAGATGATCGACGTGCCGGTGGTGCGGCGAGCGCAGGCGCTGCTCGCGCGGCACGAGGCGATTGTGGCGCGGGGCGTGTGA
- a CDS encoding type II toxin-antitoxin system PrlF family antitoxin, whose protein sequence is MIESGITSRGQTTLPKAVREALSVQSGDRVRYIIQNGEVRIVPVRPIGRLFGALRHTGDAVTLEDMERAIIDGATDS, encoded by the coding sequence ATGATTGAATCCGGGATAACTTCAAGAGGGCAGACCACATTGCCCAAGGCCGTGCGTGAGGCCCTCTCCGTTCAGTCAGGAGACAGGGTGCGTTACATCATCCAGAACGGTGAAGTCAGGATCGTGCCCGTGCGCCCCATTGGCCGGCTTTTCGGCGCACTGCGGCATACCGGCGATGCGGTAACCCTCGAGGACATGGAACGCGCGATCATCGATGGGGCCACCGACTCGTGA